The sequence CCGCCGCCTTGGCCGGGTCCGTGGGGgtggcctcctcctccttgtCTCCTCCGCCGCCCAGGCCCATTCCCGAGAGCGGGTTCCCGATCATGCTCTTGATTAAGAAAGCCATGGCGACTCTTGGGTTGTTTTCTTGGGGGGCCGAGGAACGAGGAAAATGGCTTCTCCGCTTCCCTTTAGCTCCCCGTAGCTGTCGGGCTAACCTGCTGCTTGTCTATGCGACCAAGGACGCACTGATGACAAGCAACAAACACACGCAATCtctcacacacgtacacacaaggTTGTGTGCTTCTGCCATAATCTGGATTAAATCCTCCCCGGCTCCACTATGCTAAGAGACAGATGGCCTGTTTCCTATCTATTTTTAAATCAAGCGCTTACATGCTTTTTTCTTTAATTGATTGCGCACCAAAAAGCATGTTTTAAAAACAGAGTTCGAGATGGTCGCTTCGTTGAATTAGCGGAGTACGTGCGGCACTACGGTGGCGAGAGAGACGGGATTACAGGTCTTGTTTATCCTCGCTGGAGCCTTTCTCCGTGCCGTGCTGTTGTTTGAGAGGGAGACGATGATTGACAGGTGGGAGAGGGAGCCAGGGAGGGTTTGTTGCTTCTTGTTACGTTTAAAGTGTATCTAacttattatatatttgctaaaatgcttcaCACTCATATGAACTTTAAGTGAACTAATTCACACCCATTTCTTCAGATGAACTGTACCAgacagtgtggctgtgtttaaaatgagtctCAAAGTCTGGAACAGAAGCGAAaacgagaactttcattgctaatggataatcacatgcttacttaaaacacacttacatccaagcagacagataTGTTATTTTAAGATAATGCAGCTTTGCACTAttgcgctttccccaccccttagtaGTGCAACGCTATTTTTTTGTAACCGGATAGGGAACAATCCCAATAAAAAGAGAGGCCGCAAGAGAAGTGCCAGAGCATCTTTGACAGTTTGTACCTGACAACTCTGCTCTCTAGTCAGGTGTGGAGTTCCAACAcacctaatttcaaatgatcagctcatcagccagCTCAGCAGTACCTTGATAATgatctgatcatttgaatcaggtgtgttggaggaggtaaACACCTAAAACATGCTAAGATTGTGGTCATCGAGGACCAGATTTTGACAGCCCTGATCATATCTTTCACAAAATATTGGTACATTTGACGAACGTATGGACTCTTATGACCACTATTGCTTTCAGAATTTGGTGGCAACTATTGGGCAGCAACGCTAAACTTAAAATCTAAtgcagatgacaaaaaaaaatagcccacAATAGTTTTCAGTAAGTTTAGGGTTTAAGCTAAGGGTTATGTCATAATTTCAATATGTTAATACTTCATCTTTACTTCCTGGAGGGGTCAATTGTGGTCTGGAATAAGCGCAAGGTTTCTAAGAAAAAGACGGTAAAATTTTAGTGTTGGGTTAGTAATGGGAGGGGGTTAATCTGGATCATAATTTAGGGTTAGGAAAACAAGAAGGGAGTGGTTGGtattggttggttggttcaCTTTGAGTTGGGAATGAGGTCAACTGATTGCTATGATCTGTAAATGTTAGTAAAGATGACGATTGCATATTTACTAACATTTGCAGATTatttagtcttcaatgaaccgtATTTTTCTAAAGCTACTTCAGCAGATGTGTCCGAGTCAGCCAAGTTTTCAGCTTTATTCATACAAAAttacacatataaaaaaaaaaaaaaaaaaaaaaaaaaaaaaagacacaggtTTGTTGTCAGCAACATGCCCGGGAACAACTAAGGCAGCGCTTTacctctttttaaataaaaatccaaaaagaTGTGATCAGGCAAAAATACTGTCAAGATTAAGTTTTGCATGTCACTTGTTGTAAACAGCACCAAATTAAGAATGTGGAAACAAGTCATTAAAACTAAATTCTTGTACATAAATCATATTTTCCTTCCAGgtacaataacttaaaaaatttgtgaggaaaaaaaacaggggaaaaaacaaaacaaaacaaaatggacattacctcatttacatattcatgaaattctttttcttttttttgggcatCAAAAGAATTTCTTGGCTGCCGCTTCCTGTTGGCTTCTGCAGTAAAGAATAATCACAAATTAGCAGCTCATTTAAATAGCAAATAAATAATTAGATAGGAACTTACTTGTACATGATATAACACAAGAAAAGAACCGACTGGACCACGATGAAGATGACAAAATGGACTGTGGACAAGCAGGAAGTCATAGGGGGAAGCTCAGGGCACTTTTGGACCTTCTCACCGGGATTCTGCAAGACAGTCCTCATATTAATACGCAGAAGGCAAACAACGCTACGACGTGAATTGCTAACTTTTGCATCCTGACCTGAGCGCCACGTTGTACCAGGTGCTCCAAGTCGCGTCTGACCGAGTGCAGGTGCTCCTTGATGTCATTGAAATGCTGAATGCTCTCATATGCGGGCACGCCGCCGCCCTGCTGATGATGCTGGACCGAGCCGATCTGCTTCAGCGACTCGTAGAAGGCATTCCTGCAGAAATATTAAAAAAGGATGACGGTCAAGTcaaaatatgagaaaaaaaaagttgccatgTTAGGAGAATGaggattagtttttatttgtttggtttttttttgcaggaaaaCGGATCACTTGAACAAGAATAGTTCTAAAGTGATAACtacataattataaaaaaaatgcatttttgaaaaaaaaaaaagtcttaatatTACAGAATAATTTGGTTACTATTAACAAaagtataaaatttgtaatattgcaataaaaattcatgttacatGTTACAAGATTACATACATGGAagcaaaagacaaaagaaaattataatggaacaaaaaacacaatgctACCACAAAATTGTACTTTGCGAGACAGAAAAGATGCACtatcaccaggaaaaaaatagttatgATAAAAGTTGTAATGCTAGTGAATGTGGCGCAATCGGCGAGATTTACTAGGACAAATgtagaaatgtttttgttttagggacatgagaattatttttttttccattgcacGGAAAATAGGGTACAAGAATGTCATGCTTTTTGAGAAAATGATGAATTATTCTGAGAAGTAGAGAAAATCATAATattgccaaaaacaaaaaaaagcaaacattacGAGCTAGATTTTCATGTTGGCAAACACGGCGCACAGTGGTTGTCACcctttacttaaaaaataaaataaaataaaaaatatagtcTCCTGTCTAATCTTTTAATCCCTATTCACCAGAGGATGTATATAGCCAAAGTTTGAAAACCAGAAAATTACCATCTGATAAAACAGGTCATGATTGCCAAATTAATCTCTTATAAAAACATGTTCCAACATCAGATTACAAGGTCTGAAAGGGTTAAGAAAACGACCATCCGCCATGCTAGCAGACGGAATTAGCATGTTGGAACGATTTTGTCAGCACATTTGTTAATGTGTAATACAAGGGGAGAAAAGTTGCAGTactacaagaagaaaaaaaatgcagaaatgtttttatgctagaagaCAAAGTTATTGTGctaccagtaaaaaaaaaacaaaaaaaaaacacacaaacaaaaaatgtgtagttataTTCTTTTTGCGTAGACTTGTGAAAGATGTGAAGGactgattgattaaaaaaaaaaaaaaaaaaaaaaaaaaaaaaaaaaaaaaaaggtttaatccTGATTTGCATTGGGTTACGATGGTCATACAATAAATCAGaagaaaatgacatttcttCCAGTCGATTAGAGGCAGGCAGTAAGCAGTAACTTTCTCTTATCATCTTAAAACACGTCTAAGACGATTAGGAcggaggagggggggaaaaaaatggacaaatgaaatgaagTCCTACAGATCATCATTTGTAGTACAGACCATGTTGCGACCGTGTATGACAGATGTATTTAAAGACGCCTAATCTGATACGTCGCTAAGACATGGCCTTTTCTTCACAAATCAACAAAATCtcatttgttttcatatataataaaaaaataaaataaaatctccctTGAGAAAGTAAGTGAGCGTTTAATAATAAAGCCGGCATCTAATCTTCATCTACTGACCCATTTATGGCCATTTTCAAATCCAACGACAAGACGTAAATCAGTTAGCGCCTTCCAGGCTGGACTGGCCTTTTACTGCCGTCAATCAAATAATCGGTGCGACGTCTCCAATTTGAGAGTTAGgggtcaataataataataataataataactcatGTATGCATATGGGATTTAGGCCACGTGGACAGCTTGCTTCTTTTATGATACATGACACAGATTAACGTTACATCAAGTGAAATCTTAATATCGTTCTGATTAATTTGTCATGCAGATGGCATGTTCAAATTAAGATGTAATCAAACAGTGACAGAGCCGAAAATGACATTATTTAATCATTAAAACAGCACCCCTCACGGAGGagtattagggccacactgAAAAGACATGGGCAGATTGCTACAAAGAAAGCggaaactaataaaaagtatatttgagaaattgcaagaaaaaaatgttacaggAATATTGATTTGttatttttacagaaaataattaatacaccctaacagttttattttttattttttgtgctaaAACTGGGTCAAAATTACCcaattttaacaatttttgcatggaaaaaaaaagttgggtcaacttgggtcaattttacacaattttatCAAATTATACACAATTTTATCAAATAATCTTTTGGTTGTTTCATGCAAAAAacccgattaaaaaaaaaaaataaagaaaaaaaatatatatatatatatatataaaagaattGTTTATATTGACACAATTAATGGTCTGGTCTGTCACTTTTTGACCCATAATTGGGCTATttatgacacaatttttttatttttctttctttttgcatCTTTAATACTtagatataaaatatataataatacttGAAAGGGTGTGACCAACTACAACTTTTTATGTGTAAAAAACTTCACGATGTAATGTAGCATATATTATCattgaagtattttattttattttttaataaatcagacAGGCGGCAtagtgggtgactggttagcacgtccgtctcccagtactgaggacgcaagattgagtccaggcttcggtctccctgggtggcgtttgcatgttctccccgtgcctgcgtgggtcttctccgggtactccggtctcctcccacattccaaagtcatgcatggcaggttaattgggtgctccgaattgtccctaggtgtgcttgtgagtgtgagtcgTCGTTCGTCTTTGTGTCCCCTGCAACTGGCTGGaaatcagttcagggtgtaccccgcctactgcccaaagacatatgggataggctccagcacccctgcgacccgtgtgaggaataagcgattaagaaaatggatagatggatggataaaatcagACAGGCTTTCAGTCTAATACAGGGAAATCACTTTTtgcggggttgttttttggcgaAAAGACCCCTTAAGTTTAAGAAGATTATAAGCGGGTGGGTATTACTGCACGTATCATGCCTTGTacatatacttttaaaaaacagaCTTACTTTCTCATGTATGTCATGAAAGCATGATCACGGGATTACCAGGGCGGGCAGGCAGACACCTGAGATGTGCACAGCCTGAGATTAAATATGATTTCGGGGCTTTAACTGCTGggattttccttttgttttgatCTTCAGTGGATGACAAAAGCAACTCACCTAAACTCGTTGAGGTTCCTAAGCAGATCTTGTTGGGAGGATACAACAGTGCCCAGCTGCTGGTTCGCCACGTCCAGCTAAAATAAACAACAGCATGGTAGGAGGGGCCAACATTGGAAAAATAACATTCTTTGAGCAACTTTGTTTCAATTGACAACACGCTTGTGAGGCAGGGCTGGAAGTTGAAAGTTGGAATATTACAAAACAGTAAttcaagtttacatttttacaaaaaaaaaaaaaaaaagttaaaaacactgccaccatttcccccccccaaaaaagtcacGTTACAAAAATTAAGTTGTAACTTGACAAGAAAGTTGTGATGTGAACACATCgtcagaaaaaaagtcaatttttttttttttactctagtTTAGTCATAAATTTCCCAGAAGAAATATTTAGAGAAAAGTTGTAAGTAACATGAATACATATATTATGAGAATAAACCTGTAACGTTacgaaaaaaaagtccacattttaCATTACAAAATGGAAAGTTGTTTTTGCCCAGACAGTAatttcacaaaaatatatatattttttaaaggtaacCTTACAGAAAAAGTCATATTACAAAAATTAAATTCaacttttttaagaaaaaagtttaaatataaaattgcAATATTACTGTTGTGATTTTAGGAGAAAAAGGAGAAAGTTTAAAGAATATAGTTGTGTGATATGATGAGTATTAAGTCACAATATTCTGATAGTCACGAGAGCAGTCATAATGATGAATgttattaaaacaaattatCACCAGgaaaaagtggcaaaaaaaaaggtaaaaaaaaaaaaaaagatcatgatGAAGTAGAAGTCACAATTTTGAAAACGTTTCTAACTTGAGCTTGTCATATCGCAACGCACCTGTCCCGAGCCAGTGTTGGGTCCCCTCTTGGAGATCTCATCTGTGACGATGGTCACGTAACGGCGCTGCTCATCCAGAATCATGGCCAGCTGCCGGTTGAGCTGCTTGATCTCCAGGTGGATGCGGTTCTGACCCTCAAACACCTGACGGATCTCCCGATCGTTCACGCTCTCGTACAATTCGTCAACTGCGGGGGGAGAAAATTCAGAATACAAACTAATCATACATTCagataaaagtacaaaaaacaaaacaaaacacaaatctcAAAATAAAGTCATTTCACAATTATAatgtactgcaaaaaaaatctattttaccaattaatttaaaaatttgtcaaaatgtcctTTTTAGAAAAAACAACATTGGAATAAACTTATAAAACTCACATTGTtagaaaaaagtcaaatattataacaataaagccatgataataaaaaaaaaaggcactatGTTAACGAGAGCTCTATTATTATGGTAAAGTATTATATGGGAATGCACTTATAATTTTATGTATAACAAGGTCCAAAAGTGCCGTTAGCCTCCACAACACTAACTTGGCTCTCCTTGGACGTCGGGGTGCTCTTTCTGGAACTCCTCTTTCTTTTTGTCAAGCTCTTGCTGGAAGTTGTGGAATTCCTCCTGGTACTTGTCCTTGTCTTCTTTAGGAATCTCCGCTTCTGGTAGGGGCTTCAAGAGGGCcaccatttacaaaaaaaaaatgaagaagaaaagaaaaagaaagaaaagcttgAGTGAATTCAAAAGAGGCTTGCACTGACGTGTTTGCACACACGCAAGTGTGATTTGGAAAAGGATTTCCACCAAATGGAACTTACCGCCTGGCCCGGTTCCGTGAGTTGGAATACCAAGAATGACAAGACGTCATGGTCATCTGGTATGGTGAGAATACGAagaaaacgacaacaacaacaaattaataTGGTGGTTGCAGTTTATGAGCTCCTCCTACTCATTAAAATGAGCAAAGTCAGGGCTTTGTTTTGCAACAATGAATGATACATATTGTCGAAGCGCGGTCAAACCAGCAGCAAAATCTCAAGTGTTACTTCCTGGTAGGCTGctacttccaaatatgggcatgcGGGTCCTTCACACTGagcgagtgcagtgtgaaaagggcctAACTGTAGCTTCAAACAATAACAACCCTAATTTAATTCACTTCACCCCGTCTTAAAACCCAAACTCTTATTCgaagccctaatttgaaaccttaacggCAGTCAAACCTTGACTGAGGCTTGAAGACAAAATTTGAAAACCTAACCCTTGTTTGAAAACACTTTATTTAAATTTGACATCATCATTTGAAACGATAACCCTGACctccaagccttttttttcaccACAGATTACCTGCTACTCCGCCAGTCGCGGCCGAGACGCCGAAGTAGCCCTCGGCGGGAATGATCATGTTTTCCACCTTGGTGCAGAACTCAAAATCTTCTTTGTCGGGAGTGAACCCGTTGTTGATCATTACCTGCCAAGCACAAGATGGTTGACGTTATAGGCGACACTGACCGACCAAAACCAAAAGTGAAGTGTCACGTACCGTCAGCGTCTTTTTGTAGTACCTCACTTTGGCTCTGACGGGATACGGTTTGTTGCGGAAGTCTCGCAAACAGGTGCCCAAGGCTTGTGTGCTGCCGTCGCTGCCAAAACAATTTACCGCATCAGTAACGGCTTTTAATCAGGATCCTTCGACAATGGGGTCAAATGATGCAGGGAATACTTGCTATTTGTAGGAAAAGGAGCCAAGGGAATAGCCCTAATATGGTATTCTATATTGTATTGCATATGCAGTGGACCCTTTCATACTCGCAGTAGATTCACATATTAGTACTAGGAATGTAATGAaattcaaacatcacgatacgatatcatgatatgaaggtcacgatacgataattatcacaatattgtggggtggttggcggaaaaaaaaaaaaaaaaaaaaaaaaaggtcacatattatgaaaaaaattagataatacttaaaaaaaaacaacaatattgtgctttagtacataacagtaatgcatataaacaacttgCAATCTCTAATTAAACacttaattcatttgctcccaaaaacgattttaaatattaccatgacccaaaaacatatttttacgttgttttttttgttttttttaatgctagcgcaaacagaaggctttgatgcagcctctgaactgaagagaatgcttaaagtaatggtagatattacaagaacggccagcaggtgggagctGATTATAagatatcaaccagggccatgttgcaaaaggcttttttcctcactgttttcaacagatttacgaataatgataaaacttggctatattctaatgctgcaaaacggaaacagatagaaatatcatttttcctgatgaaagaatagacaatatttgttttggtaggttccatgtttttagagcaaaagaacaattttctgtgggccttgcaaaatcagtcaaaatccagtaaaaacagccgagagcgaaggagattgcttcagtgaaaatggctgcgagtgaatgagttaatattgaggcacttacttgctaatgcaagcacacataataaaagtaaataatgaTTGACAAAGTCAAATGGAAAAATAGCACCATCTGTCCAGTAAACCTTATTTTTGAAGAACACAACACACTTTATCATATTAGAAAGTAAAAGGTCACCGCCAGAAGAATGGAATTCAATAACAATGAAtgtattgctgtttttttctgtACAACTGACTTTGCGTTgattaaatactgtatgtgaaaAACAGCTCGCGTAAACACTGCTCGTTCCAAGACAAACTGTGCAACGGTagcgcgggaaaaaaaaaaaaaagtgatttcaaGCTTTCACTGGTCTGCGGGAGATTAGGGAAAGATCGGGGATTATTTACTTTCaagtaaatataataatatttctTAATCTTCTTTTAAGTTGCTCAAATGTGAGGTGGCGACGTCAGAGCAACGGAAGTGTTTACTTACTTACCGTTTGTGGTCATAAGTAATTTTGCCGTTGTTTCCCACTACGACGACAACCGGGTTATTTTTCTGTAGGGGACACAAAAcatgttgctgttgtttttgtacAAGTGACTATTAATCCAAATTGTCCCTCTTGCAAGTCTAATAATTTGCTTCTCCGAGTATTATCCATAGCTTGCTAATGTCAACAACTTAAAGACACTTATCAGAAATGAATTTGTGGACCGACCTTTCCGTCATTGTCAAAGGAGTCGAAGAAAATCCCGACTCCATTCCACTTGTCAGAGGCACCGTACACGGGCCCCTGTCGGCCTTGGGATGCAGTGAACCAGATGGCCTGTCGGTACAAAACTGAAATTTTGAGTTTAAGCGTTTGGCTAAAACAAATGCaacagtcatgtttttttttttttctgattggaATACAACAATAAAAGAATATGGCAGAATTTTGTACCAGTTCAAgaaatttatacacttttggcCCATGTTGAGATCTCAAGGAATGATTCAAATacaatttcaaattgaattttttttttctttaagcaaAGTATATCAGGAATTGCTCAACACCCCATCCAACAAATGGCCAAGAAACAAAACTGACGCTCCaccataaaaacaataattgcCGGTCCAAACACTCTTTGCTTGTTGCCAGCTAAGGAAAGGTGGATTATTTCTCACACAACCTGTAAGGCAACCACTGACTGGGGGAGCTGCTAGCTTGGGGCTATTTCAACTTGCCACGTCTGCATTTGTTTGTACATCATCTTATGCCGCCGGCTAAACACCATTCCACCTTGCCAAATGGAGTCATTAGAACCACAGACGTGTTCTCTTTAATTGAAGCTAATGTTACACCTTCATTTGATTCCTTTCCAGAATTAGCCTAGGCGGCTTCTTGATCGCATCGGAAATAAAACATCACAGCAAACGCTATTTCATTCAATATGTGCTACCTTTGTTAATTATTGCAAGGCTTCACAGCATTTTATACAGActgatttttttcaattctctCACTTTTGGTGGGATcagtttttttcccaccccattttccatatattgaaagtttatcagcattttttgggATAATTGTTTTTAGTTCGGCATAAATTGTACACAAAATGCCGGGCTGGCCCAATCCCCTCACAAATAGTAGGAGTTGACTGTCAAGCAAATAAACAAGTTGTTGAAATAGAGACACTGGTCCATCTCCTAAATGGATCTGAGATCGTTTTTAAAGTCGCTGATCAGCGATTGATTCCAAAATCCTGATTGTGTAAAGCCTAGCTATAGATGGTAACTATGCACTGAAATGGGGCGGTTTGATGtgaacattattatgacatttacaaaataaaactaattattattattattattattattattcaaatttATATGGGCAGCATAA comes from Festucalex cinctus isolate MCC-2025b chromosome 15, RoL_Fcin_1.0, whole genome shotgun sequence and encodes:
- the lman1 gene encoding protein ERGIC-53 — encoded protein: MAVPRGATRRRRASTSAAGRLFVALVAGLLCHSRVVQVTADDDVADALAKTPDPADAAPHRRFEYKCSFKGPHLVQADGSIPFWIHMGNAIPSADQVRIAPSLKSQRGAVWSINKAAFEHWEAEVTFRVSGRGRMGADGLAIWFTASQGRQGPVYGASDKWNGVGIFFDSFDNDGKKNNPVVVVVGNNGKITYDHKRDGSTQALGTCLRDFRNKPYPVRAKVRYYKKTLTVMINNGFTPDKEDFEFCTKVENMIIPAEGYFGVSAATGGVADDHDVLSFLVFQLTEPGQAPLPEAEIPKEDKDKYQEEFHNFQQELDKKKEEFQKEHPDVQGEPIDELYESVNDREIRQVFEGQNRIHLEIKQLNRQLAMILDEQRRYVTIVTDEISKRGPNTGSGQLDVANQQLGTVVSSQQDLLRNLNEFRNAFYESLKQIGSVQHHQQGGGVPAYESIQHFNDIKEHLHSVRRDLEHLVQRGAQNPGEKVQKCPELPPMTSCLSTVHFVIFIVVQSVLFLCYIMYKSQQEAAAKKFF